ATAAGATGGCTCTCGTTGGGAAATATCATCATCGTATGTGCATACTGATAGCAGTGTCTTGTTCTTGGTGTCCATCGTCATCTCCCATGTCGTTCTTTCGAAATAGGGTTTCCCCTGTTTGTGATTGTATGGCTCGGTCACGAGGAAGCAGATGACGTCAGCGTCGTCTGTGCTGATGACAGGGTACTCCGGGATGACACGTGGGATGCCGGTACAGGTCCCACTCTCATCGTCGCGAGGATGACGCCGCGGTACAGGTCGACCCAGCAGAGCCGCCGGTCGCCGACGGGGACGGCCATGTCGGTCTCCCAGTAGGAGAGCTCCTCGCCCTTGCTGCCGTCGTGGATGATCTCCGCCCGCGTGACGCTCCACTCGCCGGAGCGGAGCACGAGGAGCTTGACCTCCTCCAGCTTGCTGCTCTCGCTCTCCCTGGTGGTGATGAGCTCCGCCACCACGAGGTCGtcctcgccgtggcggcggcggcggcggaggaggaggccggtgcTATCTGCGTCCAGCTGGTGCACCCTCGGATCCTGACGCCGCCTTCTTTCGTCCTCCTCCAATGG
The nucleotide sequence above comes from Oryza glaberrima chromosome 11, OglaRS2, whole genome shotgun sequence. Encoded proteins:
- the LOC127755949 gene encoding uncharacterized protein LOC127755949 — its product is MDLVADHDDHSVVLLEMRYDKEGYDEFGIDYFVYNYAAADDDGDDDDPPRPPSLSLLPSYWDPLEEDERRRRQDPRVHQLDADSTGLLLRRRRRHGEDDLVVAELITTRESESSKLEEVKLLVLRSGEWSVTRAEIIHDGSKGEELSYWETDMAVPVGDRRLCWVDLYRGVILATMRVGPVPASHVSSRSTLSSAQTTLTSSASS